One part of the Arabidopsis thaliana chromosome 4, partial sequence genome encodes these proteins:
- the TYRDC gene encoding L-tyrosine decarboxylase (L-tyrosine decarboxylase (TYRDC); CONTAINS InterPro DOMAIN/s: Aromatic-L-amino-acid decarboxylase (InterPro:IPR010977), Pyridoxal phosphate-dependent transferase, major domain (InterPro:IPR015424), Pyridoxal phosphate-dependent decarboxylase (InterPro:IPR002129), Pyridoxal phosphate-dependent transferase, major region, subdomain 2 (InterPro:IPR015422), Pyridoxal phosphate-dependent transferase, major region, subdomain 1 (InterPro:IPR015421); BEST Arabidopsis thaliana protein match is: Pyridoxal phosphate (PLP)-dependent transferases superfamily protein (TAIR:AT2G20340.1).) — translation MEFGTGNGYSNGNGYTNGNGHTNGNGNYNGNGHVNGNGKANGAKVVKMKPMDSELLREQGHIMVDFIADYYKNLQDSPQDFPVLSQVQPGYLRDMLPDSAPERPESLKELLDDVSKKIMPGITHWQSPSYFAYYASSTSVAGFLGEMLNAGLSVVGFTWLTSPAATELEIIVLDWLAKLLQLPDHFLSTGKGNGGGVIQGTGCEAVLVVVLAARDRILKKVGKTLLPQLVVYGSDQTHSSFRKACLIGGIHEENIRLLKTDSSTNYGMPPESLEEAISHDLAKGFIPFFICATVGTTSSAAVDPLVPLGNIAKKYGIWLHVDAAYAGNACICPEYRKFIDGIENADSFNMNAHKWLFANQTCSPLWVKDRYSLIDALKTNPEYLEFKVSKKDTVVNYKDWQISLSRRFRSLKLWMVLRLYGSENLRNFIRDHVNLAKHFEDYVAQDPSFEVVTTRYFSLVCFRLAPVDGDEDQCNERNRELLAAVNSTGKIFISHTALSGKFVLRFAVGAPLTEEKHVTEAWQIIQKHASKFTRNDHY, via the exons AT GGAATTTGGTACCGGCAACGGCTACAGCAACGGGAACGGCTACACCAATGGAAACGGCCACACCAACGGAAACGGCAATTACAACGGCAATGGCCACGTTAATGGTAACGGAAAAGCTAACGGAGCCAAGGTGGTAAAGATGAAACCAATGGACAGTGAGTTGCTGAGAGAGCAAGGTCACATAATGGTTGATTTTATTGCTGATTATTACAAAAACCTTCAAGACTCGCCTCAAGATTTCCCTGTTCTGTCCCAAGTTCAG CCTGGTTATCTCCGTGACATGTTGCCTGATTCAGCACCTGAACGACCTGAATCGTTAAAAGAACTTCTCGACG ATGTTTCGAAGAAGATAATGCCGGGGATAACTCATTGGCAAAGCCCGAGTTACTTTGCATACTATGCATCAAGCACGAGTGTGGCTGGATTCTTAGGAGAGATGCTTAACGCCGGCCTGAGCGTCGTCGGTTTTACCTGGCTCACTTCTCCTGCCGCTACTGAGCTCGAAATCATCGTTCTTGATTGGCTTGCTAAATTGCTACAACTCCCCGACCATTTTCTCTCCACAG GAAAAGGAAATGGAGGAGGAGTAATCCAAGGGACAGGATGTGAAGCAGTGCTTGTGGTAGTATTAGCTGCTAGAGACAGAATTCTGAAGAAAGTTGGCAAAACATTACTTCCTCAACTTGTTGTCTATGGCTCTGACCAAACCCATTCTAGTTTCCGAAAAGCTTGTCTG ATTGGTGGGATACATGAAGAAAACATTAGGCTGCTCAAAACTGATTCTTCCACAAACTATGGAATGCCTCCAGAATCACTTGAGGAAGCTATTTCTCATGATCTCGCTAAGGGTTTTATCCCTTTCTTCATTTGTGCCACT GTTGGCACAACGTCTTCAGCAGCGGTTGATCCTTTGGTCCCATTGGGGAACATCGCAAAG AAATATGGGATATGGTTGCATGTGGATGCAGCTTATGCAGGGAATGCATGTATATGTCCAGAATATCGAAAATTTATTGACGGGATTGAAAACGCAGACTCCTTTAACATGAATGCTCATAAATGGTTATTTGCTAATCAAACTTGTTCACCTCTTTGGGTTAAG GATCGATACTCTCTCATTGATGCTCTCAAAACAAATCCCGAGTATCTAGAATTCAAG GTTTCCAAAAAAGATACGGTCGTAAATTATAAAGATTGGcaaatttctctctctcgGAGATTCAG ATCACTGAAGTTATGGATGGTTTTACGGCTCTATGGTTCCGAGAACTTAAGAAACTTTATAAGAGACCATGTCAATCTCGCTAAGCATTTTGAAGATTATGTAGCTCAAGATCCAAGTTTTGAG GTTGTCACTACTCGGTACTTTTCACTCGTTTGCTTTCGCCTTGCGCCAGTTGACGGCGATGAAGACCAATGTAACGAACGTAACCGTGAACTGCTTGCGGCTGTTAACTCCACTGGCAAGATATTCATCTCTCACACG GCTCTATCTGGAAAATTCGTTTTACGATTTGCTGTTGGTGCACCGTTAACGGAAGAGAAGCATGTCACTGAAGCATGGCAGATTATACAGAAACATGCCTCCAAATTTACACGCAACGAccattattaa
- the TYRDC gene encoding L-tyrosine decarboxylase, with translation MEFGTGNGYSNGNGYTNGNGHTNGNGNYNGNGHVNGNGKANGAKVVKMKPMDSELLREQGHIMVDFIADYYKNLQDSPQDFPVLSQVQPGYLRDMLPDSAPERPESLKELLDDVSKKIMPGITHWQSPSYFAYYASSTSVAGFLGEMLNAGLSVVGFTWLTSPAATELEIIVLDWLAKLLQLPDHFLSTGKGNGGGVIQGTGCEAVLVVVLAARDRILKKVGKTLLPQLVVYGSDQTHSSFRKACLIGGIHEENIRLLKTDSSTNYGMPPESLEEAISHDLAKGFIPFFICATVGTTSSAAVDPLVPLGNIAKKYGIWLHVDAAYAGNACICPEYRKFIDGIENADSFNMNAHKWLFANQTCSPLWVKDRYSLIDALKTNPEYLEFKVSKKDTVVNYKDWQISLSRRFRFFISPFDVVFAGPISLTNLYVHAFDLYRSLKLWMVLRLYGSENLRNFIRDHVNLAKHFEDYVAQDPSFEVVTTRYFSLVCFRLAPVDGDEDQCNERNRELLAAVNSTGKIFISHTALSGKFVLRFAVGAPLTEEKHVTEAWQIIQKHASKFTRNDHY, from the exons AT GGAATTTGGTACCGGCAACGGCTACAGCAACGGGAACGGCTACACCAATGGAAACGGCCACACCAACGGAAACGGCAATTACAACGGCAATGGCCACGTTAATGGTAACGGAAAAGCTAACGGAGCCAAGGTGGTAAAGATGAAACCAATGGACAGTGAGTTGCTGAGAGAGCAAGGTCACATAATGGTTGATTTTATTGCTGATTATTACAAAAACCTTCAAGACTCGCCTCAAGATTTCCCTGTTCTGTCCCAAGTTCAG CCTGGTTATCTCCGTGACATGTTGCCTGATTCAGCACCTGAACGACCTGAATCGTTAAAAGAACTTCTCGACG ATGTTTCGAAGAAGATAATGCCGGGGATAACTCATTGGCAAAGCCCGAGTTACTTTGCATACTATGCATCAAGCACGAGTGTGGCTGGATTCTTAGGAGAGATGCTTAACGCCGGCCTGAGCGTCGTCGGTTTTACCTGGCTCACTTCTCCTGCCGCTACTGAGCTCGAAATCATCGTTCTTGATTGGCTTGCTAAATTGCTACAACTCCCCGACCATTTTCTCTCCACAG GAAAAGGAAATGGAGGAGGAGTAATCCAAGGGACAGGATGTGAAGCAGTGCTTGTGGTAGTATTAGCTGCTAGAGACAGAATTCTGAAGAAAGTTGGCAAAACATTACTTCCTCAACTTGTTGTCTATGGCTCTGACCAAACCCATTCTAGTTTCCGAAAAGCTTGTCTG ATTGGTGGGATACATGAAGAAAACATTAGGCTGCTCAAAACTGATTCTTCCACAAACTATGGAATGCCTCCAGAATCACTTGAGGAAGCTATTTCTCATGATCTCGCTAAGGGTTTTATCCCTTTCTTCATTTGTGCCACT GTTGGCACAACGTCTTCAGCAGCGGTTGATCCTTTGGTCCCATTGGGGAACATCGCAAAG AAATATGGGATATGGTTGCATGTGGATGCAGCTTATGCAGGGAATGCATGTATATGTCCAGAATATCGAAAATTTATTGACGGGATTGAAAACGCAGACTCCTTTAACATGAATGCTCATAAATGGTTATTTGCTAATCAAACTTGTTCACCTCTTTGGGTTAAG GATCGATACTCTCTCATTGATGCTCTCAAAACAAATCCCGAGTATCTAGAATTCAAG GTTTCCAAAAAAGATACGGTCGTAAATTATAAAGATTGGcaaatttctctctctcgGAGATTCAGGTTCTTTATAAGTCCATTTGATGTTGTATTTGCTGGTCCTATTAGTCTAACAAACTTATATGTACACGCATTTGATTTATACAGATCACTGAAGTTATGGATGGTTTTACGGCTCTATGGTTCCGAGAACTTAAGAAACTTTATAAGAGACCATGTCAATCTCGCTAAGCATTTTGAAGATTATGTAGCTCAAGATCCAAGTTTTGAG GTTGTCACTACTCGGTACTTTTCACTCGTTTGCTTTCGCCTTGCGCCAGTTGACGGCGATGAAGACCAATGTAACGAACGTAACCGTGAACTGCTTGCGGCTGTTAACTCCACTGGCAAGATATTCATCTCTCACACG GCTCTATCTGGAAAATTCGTTTTACGATTTGCTGTTGGTGCACCGTTAACGGAAGAGAAGCATGTCACTGAAGCATGGCAGATTATACAGAAACATGCCTCCAAATTTACACGCAACGAccattattaa
- the TYRDC gene encoding L-tyrosine decarboxylase — protein sequence MEFGTGNGYSNGNGYTNGNGHTNGNGNYNGNGHVNGNGKANGAKVVKMKPMDSELLREQGHIMVDFIADYYKNLQDSPQDFPVLSQVQPGYLRDMLPDSAPERPESLKELLDDVSKKIMPGITHWQSPSYFAYYASSTSVAGFLGEMLNAGLSVVGFTWLTSPAATELEIIVLDWLAKLLQLPDHFLSTGKGNGGGVIQGTGCEAVLVVVLAARDRILKKVGKTLLPQLVVYGSDQTHSSFRKACLIGGIHEENIRLLKTDSSTNYGMPPESLEEAISHDLAKGFIPFFICATVGTTSSAAVDPLVPLGNIAKKYGIWLHVDAAYAGNACICPEYRKFIDGIENADSFNMNAHKWLFANQTCSPLWVKVCWFYLILNLLFN from the exons AT GGAATTTGGTACCGGCAACGGCTACAGCAACGGGAACGGCTACACCAATGGAAACGGCCACACCAACGGAAACGGCAATTACAACGGCAATGGCCACGTTAATGGTAACGGAAAAGCTAACGGAGCCAAGGTGGTAAAGATGAAACCAATGGACAGTGAGTTGCTGAGAGAGCAAGGTCACATAATGGTTGATTTTATTGCTGATTATTACAAAAACCTTCAAGACTCGCCTCAAGATTTCCCTGTTCTGTCCCAAGTTCAG CCTGGTTATCTCCGTGACATGTTGCCTGATTCAGCACCTGAACGACCTGAATCGTTAAAAGAACTTCTCGACG ATGTTTCGAAGAAGATAATGCCGGGGATAACTCATTGGCAAAGCCCGAGTTACTTTGCATACTATGCATCAAGCACGAGTGTGGCTGGATTCTTAGGAGAGATGCTTAACGCCGGCCTGAGCGTCGTCGGTTTTACCTGGCTCACTTCTCCTGCCGCTACTGAGCTCGAAATCATCGTTCTTGATTGGCTTGCTAAATTGCTACAACTCCCCGACCATTTTCTCTCCACAG GAAAAGGAAATGGAGGAGGAGTAATCCAAGGGACAGGATGTGAAGCAGTGCTTGTGGTAGTATTAGCTGCTAGAGACAGAATTCTGAAGAAAGTTGGCAAAACATTACTTCCTCAACTTGTTGTCTATGGCTCTGACCAAACCCATTCTAGTTTCCGAAAAGCTTGTCTG ATTGGTGGGATACATGAAGAAAACATTAGGCTGCTCAAAACTGATTCTTCCACAAACTATGGAATGCCTCCAGAATCACTTGAGGAAGCTATTTCTCATGATCTCGCTAAGGGTTTTATCCCTTTCTTCATTTGTGCCACT GTTGGCACAACGTCTTCAGCAGCGGTTGATCCTTTGGTCCCATTGGGGAACATCGCAAAG AAATATGGGATATGGTTGCATGTGGATGCAGCTTATGCAGGGAATGCATGTATATGTCCAGAATATCGAAAATTTATTGACGGGATTGAAAACGCAGACTCCTTTAACATGAATGCTCATAAATGGTTATTTGCTAATCAAACTTGTTCACCTCTTTGGGTTAAGGTATGTTGGTTTTATCTCATTCTTAATTTATTGTTCAATTAG
- the TYRDC gene encoding L-tyrosine decarboxylase: MEFGTGNGYSNGNGYTNGNGHTNGNGNYNGNGHVNGNGKANGAKVVKMKPMDSELLREQGHIMVDFIADYYKNLQDSPQDFPVLSQVQPGYLRDMLPDSAPERPESLKELLDDVSKKIMPGITHWQSPSYFAYYASSTSVAGFLGEMLNAGLSVVGFTWLTSPAATELEIIVLDWLAKLLQLPDHFLSTGKGNGGGVIQGTGCEAVLVVVLAARDRILKKVGKTLLPQLVVYGSDQTHSSFRKACLIGGIHEENIRLLKTDSSTNYGMPPESLEEAISHDLAKGFIPFFICATVGTTSSAAVDPLVPLGNIAKKYGIWLHVDAAYAGNACICPEYRKFIDGIENADSFNMNAHKWLFANQTCSPLWVKDRYSLIDALKTNPEYLEFKVKVSHVHHFVTNIKEPSIYIEDLKKRYHIHVEYITKMTIRN; the protein is encoded by the exons AT GGAATTTGGTACCGGCAACGGCTACAGCAACGGGAACGGCTACACCAATGGAAACGGCCACACCAACGGAAACGGCAATTACAACGGCAATGGCCACGTTAATGGTAACGGAAAAGCTAACGGAGCCAAGGTGGTAAAGATGAAACCAATGGACAGTGAGTTGCTGAGAGAGCAAGGTCACATAATGGTTGATTTTATTGCTGATTATTACAAAAACCTTCAAGACTCGCCTCAAGATTTCCCTGTTCTGTCCCAAGTTCAG CCTGGTTATCTCCGTGACATGTTGCCTGATTCAGCACCTGAACGACCTGAATCGTTAAAAGAACTTCTCGACG ATGTTTCGAAGAAGATAATGCCGGGGATAACTCATTGGCAAAGCCCGAGTTACTTTGCATACTATGCATCAAGCACGAGTGTGGCTGGATTCTTAGGAGAGATGCTTAACGCCGGCCTGAGCGTCGTCGGTTTTACCTGGCTCACTTCTCCTGCCGCTACTGAGCTCGAAATCATCGTTCTTGATTGGCTTGCTAAATTGCTACAACTCCCCGACCATTTTCTCTCCACAG GAAAAGGAAATGGAGGAGGAGTAATCCAAGGGACAGGATGTGAAGCAGTGCTTGTGGTAGTATTAGCTGCTAGAGACAGAATTCTGAAGAAAGTTGGCAAAACATTACTTCCTCAACTTGTTGTCTATGGCTCTGACCAAACCCATTCTAGTTTCCGAAAAGCTTGTCTG ATTGGTGGGATACATGAAGAAAACATTAGGCTGCTCAAAACTGATTCTTCCACAAACTATGGAATGCCTCCAGAATCACTTGAGGAAGCTATTTCTCATGATCTCGCTAAGGGTTTTATCCCTTTCTTCATTTGTGCCACT GTTGGCACAACGTCTTCAGCAGCGGTTGATCCTTTGGTCCCATTGGGGAACATCGCAAAG AAATATGGGATATGGTTGCATGTGGATGCAGCTTATGCAGGGAATGCATGTATATGTCCAGAATATCGAAAATTTATTGACGGGATTGAAAACGCAGACTCCTTTAACATGAATGCTCATAAATGGTTATTTGCTAATCAAACTTGTTCACCTCTTTGGGTTAAG GATCGATACTCTCTCATTGATGCTCTCAAAACAAATCCCGAGTATCTAGAATTCAAGGTCAAGGTCTCTCATGTTCATCATTTTGTTACAAACATAAAAGAACCATCTATCTATATTGAAGATCTAAAGAAGCGTTATCATATACATGTagaatatataactaaaatgaCAATAAGAAACTAA
- the TYRDC gene encoding L-tyrosine decarboxylase (L-tyrosine decarboxylase (TYRDC); CONTAINS InterPro DOMAIN/s: Pyridoxal phosphate-dependent transferase, major domain (InterPro:IPR015424), Aromatic-L-amino-acid decarboxylase (InterPro:IPR010977), Pyridoxal phosphate-dependent decarboxylase (InterPro:IPR002129), Pyridoxal phosphate-dependent transferase, major region, subdomain 2 (InterPro:IPR015422), Pyridoxal phosphate-dependent transferase, major region, subdomain 1 (InterPro:IPR015421); BEST Arabidopsis thaliana protein match is: Pyridoxal phosphate (PLP)-dependent transferases superfamily protein (TAIR:AT2G20340.1).) → MFKPQHMYDREFGTGNGYSNGNGYTNGNGHTNGNGNYNGNGHVNGNGKANGAKVVKMKPMDSELLREQGHIMVDFIADYYKNLQDSPQDFPVLSQVQPGYLRDMLPDSAPERPESLKELLDDVSKKIMPGITHWQSPSYFAYYASSTSVAGFLGEMLNAGLSVVGFTWLTSPAATELEIIVLDWLAKLLQLPDHFLSTGKGNGGGVIQGTGCEAVLVVVLAARDRILKKVGKTLLPQLVVYGSDQTHSSFRKACLIGGIHEENIRLLKTDSSTNYGMPPESLEEAISHDLAKGFIPFFICATVGTTSSAAVDPLVPLGNIAKKYGIWLHVDAAYAGNACICPEYRKFIDGIENADSFNMNAHKWLFANQTCSPLWVKDRYSLIDALKTNPEYLEFKVSKKDTVVNYKDWQISLSRRFRSLKLWMVLRLYGSENLRNFIRDHVNLAKHFEDYVAQDPSFEVVTTRYFSLVCFRLAPVDGDEDQCNERNRELLAAVNSTGKIFISHTALSGKFVLRFAVGAPLTEEKHVTEAWQIIQKHASKFTRNDHY, encoded by the exons atgtttaaaccCCAACATATGTATGACAGGGAATTTGGTACCGGCAACGGCTACAGCAACGGGAACGGCTACACCAATGGAAACGGCCACACCAACGGAAACGGCAATTACAACGGCAATGGCCACGTTAATGGTAACGGAAAAGCTAACGGAGCCAAGGTGGTAAAGATGAAACCAATGGACAGTGAGTTGCTGAGAGAGCAAGGTCACATAATGGTTGATTTTATTGCTGATTATTACAAAAACCTTCAAGACTCGCCTCAAGATTTCCCTGTTCTGTCCCAAGTTCAG CCTGGTTATCTCCGTGACATGTTGCCTGATTCAGCACCTGAACGACCTGAATCGTTAAAAGAACTTCTCGACG ATGTTTCGAAGAAGATAATGCCGGGGATAACTCATTGGCAAAGCCCGAGTTACTTTGCATACTATGCATCAAGCACGAGTGTGGCTGGATTCTTAGGAGAGATGCTTAACGCCGGCCTGAGCGTCGTCGGTTTTACCTGGCTCACTTCTCCTGCCGCTACTGAGCTCGAAATCATCGTTCTTGATTGGCTTGCTAAATTGCTACAACTCCCCGACCATTTTCTCTCCACAG GAAAAGGAAATGGAGGAGGAGTAATCCAAGGGACAGGATGTGAAGCAGTGCTTGTGGTAGTATTAGCTGCTAGAGACAGAATTCTGAAGAAAGTTGGCAAAACATTACTTCCTCAACTTGTTGTCTATGGCTCTGACCAAACCCATTCTAGTTTCCGAAAAGCTTGTCTG ATTGGTGGGATACATGAAGAAAACATTAGGCTGCTCAAAACTGATTCTTCCACAAACTATGGAATGCCTCCAGAATCACTTGAGGAAGCTATTTCTCATGATCTCGCTAAGGGTTTTATCCCTTTCTTCATTTGTGCCACT GTTGGCACAACGTCTTCAGCAGCGGTTGATCCTTTGGTCCCATTGGGGAACATCGCAAAG AAATATGGGATATGGTTGCATGTGGATGCAGCTTATGCAGGGAATGCATGTATATGTCCAGAATATCGAAAATTTATTGACGGGATTGAAAACGCAGACTCCTTTAACATGAATGCTCATAAATGGTTATTTGCTAATCAAACTTGTTCACCTCTTTGGGTTAAG GATCGATACTCTCTCATTGATGCTCTCAAAACAAATCCCGAGTATCTAGAATTCAAG GTTTCCAAAAAAGATACGGTCGTAAATTATAAAGATTGGcaaatttctctctctcgGAGATTCAG ATCACTGAAGTTATGGATGGTTTTACGGCTCTATGGTTCCGAGAACTTAAGAAACTTTATAAGAGACCATGTCAATCTCGCTAAGCATTTTGAAGATTATGTAGCTCAAGATCCAAGTTTTGAG GTTGTCACTACTCGGTACTTTTCACTCGTTTGCTTTCGCCTTGCGCCAGTTGACGGCGATGAAGACCAATGTAACGAACGTAACCGTGAACTGCTTGCGGCTGTTAACTCCACTGGCAAGATATTCATCTCTCACACG GCTCTATCTGGAAAATTCGTTTTACGATTTGCTGTTGGTGCACCGTTAACGGAAGAGAAGCATGTCACTGAAGCATGGCAGATTATACAGAAACATGCCTCCAAATTTACACGCAACGAccattattaa
- the TYRDC gene encoding L-tyrosine decarboxylase (L-tyrosine decarboxylase (TYRDC); CONTAINS InterPro DOMAIN/s: Aromatic-L-amino-acid decarboxylase (InterPro:IPR010977), Pyridoxal phosphate-dependent transferase, major domain (InterPro:IPR015424), Pyridoxal phosphate-dependent decarboxylase (InterPro:IPR002129), Pyridoxal phosphate-dependent transferase, major region, subdomain 2 (InterPro:IPR015422), Pyridoxal phosphate-dependent transferase, major region, subdomain 1 (InterPro:IPR015421); BEST Arabidopsis thaliana protein match is: Pyridoxal phosphate (PLP)-dependent transferases superfamily protein (TAIR:AT2G20340.1); Has 8292 Blast hits to 6272 proteins in 1930 species: Archae - 160; Bacteria - 2569; Metazoa - 2508; Fungi - 762; Plants - 340; Viruses - 8; Other Eukaryotes - 1945 (source: NCBI BLink).) — MFKPQHMYDREFGTGNGYSNGNGYTNGNGHTNGNGNYNGNGHVNGNGKANGAKVVKMKPMDSELLREQGHIMVDFIADYYKNLQDSPQDFPVLSQVQPGYLRDMLPDSAPERPESLKELLDDVSKKIMPGITHWQSPSYFAYYASSTSVAGFLGEMLNAGLSVVGFTWLTSPAATELEIIVLDWLAKLLQLPDHFLSTGNGGGVIQGTGCEAVLVVVLAARDRILKKVGKTLLPQLVVYGSDQTHSSFRKACLIGGIHEENIRLLKTDSSTNYGMPPESLEEAISHDLAKGFIPFFICATVGTTSSAAVDPLVPLGNIAKKYGIWLHVDAAYAGNACICPEYRKFIDGIENADSFNMNAHKWLFANQTCSPLWVKDRYSLIDALKTNPEYLEFKVSKKDTVVNYKDWQISLSRRFRSLKLWMVLRLYGSENLRNFIRDHVNLAKHFEDYVAQDPSFEVVTTRYFSLVCFRLAPVDGDEDQCNERNRELLAAVNSTGKIFISHTALSGKFVLRFAVGAPLTEEKHVTEAWQIIQKHASKFTRNDHY; from the exons atgtttaaaccCCAACATATGTATGACAGGGAATTTGGTACCGGCAACGGCTACAGCAACGGGAACGGCTACACCAATGGAAACGGCCACACCAACGGAAACGGCAATTACAACGGCAATGGCCACGTTAATGGTAACGGAAAAGCTAACGGAGCCAAGGTGGTAAAGATGAAACCAATGGACAGTGAGTTGCTGAGAGAGCAAGGTCACATAATGGTTGATTTTATTGCTGATTATTACAAAAACCTTCAAGACTCGCCTCAAGATTTCCCTGTTCTGTCCCAAGTTCAG CCTGGTTATCTCCGTGACATGTTGCCTGATTCAGCACCTGAACGACCTGAATCGTTAAAAGAACTTCTCGACG ATGTTTCGAAGAAGATAATGCCGGGGATAACTCATTGGCAAAGCCCGAGTTACTTTGCATACTATGCATCAAGCACGAGTGTGGCTGGATTCTTAGGAGAGATGCTTAACGCCGGCCTGAGCGTCGTCGGTTTTACCTGGCTCACTTCTCCTGCCGCTACTGAGCTCGAAATCATCGTTCTTGATTGGCTTGCTAAATTGCTACAACTCCCCGACCATTTTCTCTCCACAG GAAATGGAGGAGGAGTAATCCAAGGGACAGGATGTGAAGCAGTGCTTGTGGTAGTATTAGCTGCTAGAGACAGAATTCTGAAGAAAGTTGGCAAAACATTACTTCCTCAACTTGTTGTCTATGGCTCTGACCAAACCCATTCTAGTTTCCGAAAAGCTTGTCTG ATTGGTGGGATACATGAAGAAAACATTAGGCTGCTCAAAACTGATTCTTCCACAAACTATGGAATGCCTCCAGAATCACTTGAGGAAGCTATTTCTCATGATCTCGCTAAGGGTTTTATCCCTTTCTTCATTTGTGCCACT GTTGGCACAACGTCTTCAGCAGCGGTTGATCCTTTGGTCCCATTGGGGAACATCGCAAAG AAATATGGGATATGGTTGCATGTGGATGCAGCTTATGCAGGGAATGCATGTATATGTCCAGAATATCGAAAATTTATTGACGGGATTGAAAACGCAGACTCCTTTAACATGAATGCTCATAAATGGTTATTTGCTAATCAAACTTGTTCACCTCTTTGGGTTAAG GATCGATACTCTCTCATTGATGCTCTCAAAACAAATCCCGAGTATCTAGAATTCAAG GTTTCCAAAAAAGATACGGTCGTAAATTATAAAGATTGGcaaatttctctctctcgGAGATTCAG ATCACTGAAGTTATGGATGGTTTTACGGCTCTATGGTTCCGAGAACTTAAGAAACTTTATAAGAGACCATGTCAATCTCGCTAAGCATTTTGAAGATTATGTAGCTCAAGATCCAAGTTTTGAG GTTGTCACTACTCGGTACTTTTCACTCGTTTGCTTTCGCCTTGCGCCAGTTGACGGCGATGAAGACCAATGTAACGAACGTAACCGTGAACTGCTTGCGGCTGTTAACTCCACTGGCAAGATATTCATCTCTCACACG GCTCTATCTGGAAAATTCGTTTTACGATTTGCTGTTGGTGCACCGTTAACGGAAGAGAAGCATGTCACTGAAGCATGGCAGATTATACAGAAACATGCCTCCAAATTTACACGCAACGAccattattaa